One Oncorhynchus keta strain PuntledgeMale-10-30-2019 chromosome 22, Oket_V2, whole genome shotgun sequence DNA window includes the following coding sequences:
- the LOC118401161 gene encoding serine/threonine-protein phosphatase 6 regulatory subunit 2-like has product MFWKFDLHMSSQLEALLEKDDVTLTELMEEEDLLQECKAQNHRLLVFLSQDTCMQELLHLITTEPPAGLEETRRFKHPNIACELLTSDVGVINDKLGGEKLLLDTLYSFLEQPPPLNPLLASFFSKTIGNLITRKTEQVISFLRGKEGFLGLVLNHINTSAMMDLLLRLISCVEPAPLRQDTLNWLNEEQLAQRLIELIHPGKDEEKQSNASQTVCDIIRLSRDQANQLQENSEADPLLAVLESQECVGQLLDNMFVGERTESCIICGTQILLTLLEIRRPGVEGMLDVCVQGHERCVNSSILQAIQPHLTHYHQLLLDPPRVTPMLTSLGVLEVPLGNCRLHVARLMASLLQTTNTSYYICCNNTIYNNTVTLELCRLNTINILLDLFFKYTWNNFLHFQVELCVAAILSHSAQEQRPLVTQENPRLQQEPQEKQASPGPTLPLPSVPPDISTHNPLVTHLFQDCRLVLRILEAWEENDKMQAEGGMRRGYMGHLTRIANTVVCSMEKGPVHSQISSLITELLVDCKGRWETFVDQALTEINRKNTVDLVSHNLRSSSEDDDRQSPFPKELSLQQTFSDYQIQQITANFVDQFGFNDDEFSEHGDNINATFDRIAEINFNVDTEDTAKTAAFEACTKEKIQSFDDNEEEDIWEEREINYTTHTKSRTRFGGSRTSVGAAQSDGVSDTAGSSTGSETEEWEVPFEVTGQAEHSKNISQTENISQTETAQSPGWAASFGEVNSKAPSPGVGMDPWANPTPKSGVGVDLWGSPAPTPGVGLDPWGSPSSKSGVGVDPWGSPTPKSEVGVDSWDSPAPKSEVGVDAWGSPAPQPITAEKGWAKFTDFQPFCCSETGPRCTSPVDSEICGSDKTKPSQDKNSCVWSVCVARKAPLVASDSSSSGGSESDEEDKTESVTMETVSKEMVTTETAVTTAGRETIRLRMDANNERAVFTSEADMREKEKMREKEKMKEKERVMGGGDPLNATAAPLKIRPATVTKDTPSLANGPA; this is encoded by the exons ATGTTCTGGAAGTTTGACCTGCACATGTCGTCCCAGCTGGAGGCCCTGCTGGAGAAGGATGATGTCACACTCACTGAGCTCATGGAGGAGGAGGACTTACTACAGGAGTGCAAGGCCCAGAACCACAG GCTGCTTGTCTTCCTGTCCCAGGACACCTGCATGCAGGAGCTGCTGCACCTCATCACCACAGAGCCCCCTGCTGGCCTGGAAGAAACGAGACGTTTTAA gcacCCTAACATAGCGTGTGAGCTGCTGACGAGTGATGTGGGGGTGATAAATGATAAGCTGGGTGGAGAGAAACTCCTGCTGGATACCCTGTACTCTTTCCTGGAGCAGCCCCCTCCTCTCAACCCCCTTCTTGCGTCCTTCTTCAGCAAGACCATCGGAAACCTCATCACACGCAAGACCGAACAG GTGATCTCCTTTCTGCGGGGAAAGGAGGGTTTCCTGGGTCTGGTCCTGAATCACATCAACACATCAGCCATGATGGACCTCCTGCTACGCCTCATCAGCTGTGTAGAGCCTGCTCCTCTCAGACAGGACACACTCAAc TGGTTAAATGAAGAGCAGCTGGCCCAGAGGCTTATAGAGCTCATCCACCCTGGGAAAGATGAGGAG aaacAGTCAAATGCATCCCAGACTGTGTGTGACATCATCCGTCTCAGCAGAGACCAGGCCAATCAGCTCCAAGAGAACTCTGAGGCTGACCCTCTGCTTGCCGTGCTGGAGtc GCAGGAGTGTGTGGGTCAGCTGCTGGACAACATGTTtgtgggagagaggacagagagctgtatCATCTgtggaactcaaatccttctaaCCTTACTGGAAATCAGGAGGCCAGG ggtgGAGGGTATGTTGGATGTGTGTGTTCAGGGACATGAGaggtgtgtcaacagtagcatccTGCAGGCCATCCAaccccacctcacacactacCACCAACTACTGCTGGATCCGCCCAGG gtgaCCCCCATGCTTACCAGTCTAGGTGTGTTGGAGGTGCCACTGGGTAACTGTCGTCTCCATGTGGCCAGACTGATGGCCTCTCTGCTACAGACCACTAACACCAGTTATTACATTTGTTGTAACAACACCATTTATAACAACACTGTCACACTGGAACTCTGCAGACTCAACACCATAAACATTCtactg GACCTGTTCTTTAAGTACACCTGGAACAACTTCCTGCACTTCCAAGTGGAGCTGTGTGTGGCAGCCATCCTCAGCCACTCTGCCCAGGAGCAGAGACCCCTGGTTACCCAGGAAAATCCCAGGCTTCAGCAGGAGCCCCAGGAGAAGCAGGCCTCGCCTGGCCCTACACTCCCACTGCCCTCTGTTCCTCCCGACATCTCCACACACAACCCACTGGTGACCCAt TTGTTTCAGGACTGTCGTCTGGTTCTGAGGATATTGGAGGCCTGGGAGGAGAATGATAAGATGCA GGCGGAGGGGGGCATGAGGAGAGGCTACATGGGTCACCTGACTAGGATTGCCAACACTGTAGTCTGTAGCATGGAGAAAGGACCAGTACACAGCCAGATCAGCAGCCTTATTACAG AGCTGCTTGTGGATTGCAAGGGGCGCTGGGAGACCTTTGTAGACCAGGCCCTGACAGAGATCAACAGGAAGAACACTGTAGACCTG GTGTCTCACAACCTGCGCTCCTCCAGTGAAGACGATGATCGACAGAGTCCCTTCCCCAAAGAGCTGTCACTGcaacaa ACATTCTCAGACTACCAGATCCAGCAGATCACTGCTAACTTTGTGGATCAGTTTGGCTTCAATGACGACGAGTTCTCAGAACACGGCGACAACATcaa TGCCACCTTTGACCGGATTGCAGAGATTAACTTCAACGTGGACACAGAGGACACT GCTAAGACTGCAGCATTTGAGGCCTGCACCAAGGAGAAGATCCAGTCGTTTGATGACAACGAAGAGGAAGAtatctgggaggagagagagatcaactATACTACACACACTAAGTCTAGGACCag GTTTGGGGGGTCACGGACGTCTGTTGGAGCGGCTCAGAGTGATGGGGTGAGCGATACTGCTGGTAGCTCAACAGGTTCTGAAACGGAGGAGTGGGAGGTGCCTTTTGAGGTCACAGGTCAGGCAGAACACAGCAAGAACATCAGCCAGACTGAGAACATCAGCCAGACTGAGACTGCACAGA GCCCTGGCTGGGCGGCTAGTTTCGGGGAGGTGAACTCTAAAGCCCCCTCTCCTGGAGTGGGCATGGATCCATGGGCTAACCCCACCCCCAAGTCTGGAGTGGGCGTAGACCTATGGGGTAGCCCTGCCCCCACACCTGGAGTGGGCTTAGACCCGTGGGGTAGCCCCTCCTCTAAATCAGGAGTGGGCGTAGACCCATGGGGTAGCCCCACCCCCAAGTCCGAAGTGGGCGTCGACTCATGGGACAGCCCTGCCCCCAAGTCAGAAGTGGGCGTGGATGCATGGGGCAGCCCCGCCCCCCAACCCATAACTGCAGAGAAGGGCTGGGCCAAGTTCACTGACTTTCAGCCCTTCTGCTG ttCAGAGACAGGTCCGAGGTGCACTTCTCCAGTAGACTCCGAGATCTGTGGGTCAGACAAAACAAAACCCAGCCAAGACAAGAACT cttgtgtgtggagtgtgtgtgtggcgagGAAGGCTCCCCTGGTAGCATCAGACAGCTCTTCATCAGGAGGCTCAGAAAGTGATGAAGAGGACAAGACTGAATCTGTTACTATGGAGACGGTATCCAAGGAAATGGTCACTACAGAGACCGCTGTTACAACCGCCGGACGGGAGACCATCAGACTTAGGATGGACGCCAACAACGAGAGAGCTGTCTTCACCAG